Proteins encoded within one genomic window of Xiphophorus maculatus strain JP 163 A chromosome 11, X_maculatus-5.0-male, whole genome shotgun sequence:
- the LOC102232466 gene encoding erythrocyte band 7 integral membrane protein-like: MEMEDQMESQKRRGVSRDTLISEGPIGSLGCCGWVLVILSGIFVFFTFPITIWVCFKIVQEYERAVIFRLGRITDRKAKGPGIFFILPCTDSIVKVDLRTVSFDIPPQEILTKDSVTVSVDGVVYFRVSDPIASVANVTNADFSTRLLAQTTLRNVLGTKNLAEVLSDREGIAHSMQSSLDEATDNWGIKVERVEIKDVKLPLQLQRAMAAEAEASREARAKVIAAEGEMNASRALKEASLVIAESPSALQLRYLQTLNTIAAEKNSTIIFPLPMDVISHFMRK, encoded by the exons ATGGAAATGGAGGACCAAATGGAAAGCCAGAAGAGGAGAGGAGTGAGCAGAGATACGCTAATAT CTGAAGGGCCGATTGGATCTCTGGGATGTTGCGGCTGGGTGCTGGTCATTCTCTcagggatttttgttttttttaccttcccAATAACAATCTGGGTTTGCTTTAAG ATTGTTCAGGAGTACGAGCGGGCCGTCATCTTCAGACTTGGTCGCATCACCGACCGAAAGGCAAAAGGACCAG gaattttcttcattttgccATGCACTGATTCTATTGTGAAAGTGGATCTGAGAACTGTGTCATTTGACATCCCACCACAAGAG ATTCTCACTAAGGATTCAGTCACTGTGAGTGTGGACGGTGTTGTGTACTTCAGAGTAAGTGACCCCATCGCCTCTGTGGCCAACGTGACTAACGCTGACTTCTCCACTCGCCTGCTGGCACAAACCAccctcagaaatgttcttggcACCAAGAACCTCGCAGAGGTCTTGTCTGATCGCGAGGGCATCGCCCACAGCATGCAG TCAAGTCTGGATGAAGCCACGGACAACTGGGGCATCAAGGTGGAACGTGTGGAGATCAAAGATGTGAAACTgcctcttcagctgcagagagccATGGCTGCCGAAGCTGAAGCATCTCGAGAGGCCAGGGCAAAG GTGATTGCAGCTGAAGGTGAAATGAATGCCTCCCGGGCCCTGAAGGAGGCGTCCCTTGTTATTGCAGAGTCTCCATCAGCCCTGCAGCTCCGCTATCTGCAGACTCTCAACACCATTGCAGCGGAGAAGAACTCCACCATCATCTTCCCACTGCCTATGGATGTCATATCTCACTTCATGCGCAAGTGA